A stretch of Cyanobacterium sp. HL-69 DNA encodes these proteins:
- a CDS encoding toxin-antitoxin system antidote component, which yields MTVYNEILNQIQTLSITDQNRLFQELKKRFDNLDDDFTDEDLAESESEWQNYLKGTDQGKSLQSLELELFGGEVE from the coding sequence ATGACTGTTTATAATGAAATATTAAATCAAATTCAAACTCTTAGTATTACTGACCAAAATCGACTTTTTCAAGAATTAAAAAAACGTTTTGATAATTTAGATGATGATTTTACAGATGAAGATTTGGCTGAGTCTGAGTCTGAGTGGCAAAATTATCTTAAAGGTACTGATCAAGGAAAATCTCTCCAGAGTCTTGAATTAGAATTATTTGGAGGAGAAGTTGAATAG
- a CDS encoding 2-oxoglutarate decarboxylase: MSQLNTAELLIKCLENEGVEYIFGLPGEENLHILEALKSSTIQFITVRHEQGAAFMADVYGRLTGKAGVCLSTLGPGATNLMTGVADANLDGAPLVAITGQVGTDRMHIESHQYLDLVAMFAPVTKWNKQIVRPGITPEVVRKAFKVAQKEKPGAVHIDLPENIAAMVADGKPLRIDQKEKIYASHRSLNGAALAIARAKNPLILAGNGTIRARATESLTEFATRLNIPVANTFMGKGAIPYIHPLSLWTVGLQQRDFITCGFEQADLIIAVGYDLIEYSPKKWNPDGTTPIVHIGTHSAEIDSSYIPEVEVVGDIADALDEIGKRCDRTGKSIPFSATLRNDIREDYEQYAHDEGFPIKPQKIIYDLRQVMGSEDIVISDVGAHKMWMARHYHAEAPNTCIISNGFAAMGIAIPGALAAKLVHPDKKVVAVTGDGGFMMNCQELETAVRIKTPFVTLIFNDNAYGLIGWKQNNQFGSSSFVNFTNPDFVKFAESMGLKGYRVTSSEDLIPTLKEALAQNVPAVIDCPVDYAENLRFSQKAGDLSCPI; encoded by the coding sequence ATGTCTCAACTAAACACGGCAGAATTATTAATTAAATGTTTAGAAAATGAAGGGGTAGAGTACATTTTTGGTTTACCGGGGGAAGAAAATTTACATATCCTCGAAGCACTAAAAAGCTCTACTATCCAGTTTATCACTGTTCGTCATGAACAGGGGGCAGCCTTTATGGCGGATGTTTATGGACGTTTAACGGGTAAGGCGGGGGTGTGTTTATCTACTTTGGGGCCAGGGGCTACTAATCTCATGACGGGGGTAGCTGATGCCAACCTTGATGGGGCGCCGTTGGTAGCCATTACGGGGCAGGTAGGCACGGATAGGATGCACATTGAGTCTCACCAGTATCTGGATTTGGTGGCGATGTTTGCCCCTGTGACAAAGTGGAATAAACAAATTGTGCGCCCAGGCATTACTCCAGAGGTGGTGCGCAAGGCTTTTAAGGTGGCACAGAAGGAAAAGCCAGGGGCTGTACACATCGATTTACCTGAAAATATTGCGGCTATGGTAGCTGATGGAAAGCCCCTCAGAATTGACCAAAAAGAGAAAATTTATGCGTCTCACCGTAGTCTCAATGGGGCTGCTTTGGCGATCGCACGGGCAAAAAATCCTTTAATTTTGGCAGGAAATGGCACTATTCGGGCAAGGGCAACGGAATCGTTGACGGAGTTTGCTACCCGTTTAAATATCCCTGTGGCGAATACTTTTATGGGTAAGGGGGCTATTCCTTATATTCATCCTCTCTCTTTGTGGACGGTGGGTTTACAGCAACGGGATTTTATTACCTGTGGATTTGAACAGGCAGATCTTATTATTGCGGTGGGGTATGATTTAATTGAGTATTCCCCGAAAAAATGGAATCCTGACGGCACTACTCCCATTGTGCATATTGGCACCCATTCGGCGGAAATTGATAGTAGTTATATCCCTGAAGTGGAGGTAGTGGGTGATATTGCCGATGCCCTTGATGAAATTGGCAAAAGGTGCGATCGCACTGGTAAATCAATTCCTTTTTCTGCGACCCTAAGGAACGATATTCGAGAAGACTACGAACAATATGCCCATGATGAAGGCTTTCCCATCAAACCCCAAAAAATAATCTACGATTTAAGACAGGTAATGGGTTCAGAAGATATAGTTATTAGTGATGTAGGCGCCCATAAAATGTGGATGGCTAGGCATTACCACGCAGAAGCACCCAACACCTGCATTATTTCTAATGGTTTCGCTGCCATGGGTATCGCTATTCCGGGGGCATTGGCTGCCAAATTAGTCCACCCCGATAAAAAAGTAGTGGCAGTAACGGGGGATGGAGGATTTATGATGAATTGCCAAGAATTAGAAACTGCCGTGAGAATAAAAACTCCCTTTGTTACTCTTATCTTCAATGACAACGCCTACGGCTTAATCGGCTGGAAACAAAATAATCAATTTGGCTCATCTAGTTTTGTGAATTTTACTAATCCAGACTTTGTCAAGTTTGCCGAAAGCATGGGTTTAAAAGGTTATCGAGTTACTTCCAGTGAAGATTTGATTCCTACCCTCAAAGAAGCCCTCGCCCAAAATGTTCCCGCTGTCATTGATTGCCCTGTGGATTATGCGGAGAATCTTCGTTTTTCTCAAAAAGCAGGGGATTTAAGTTGTCCTATTTAA
- the oplaH gene encoding ATP-hydrolysing 5-oxoprolinase OlaH, producing the protein MAIAHNNKWQFWIDRGGTFTDVIALNPEKKLITHKLLSENPSQYSDAAVEGIRVLMGLSEGQPISLENIEVVKMGTTVATNALLERKGERVVLVTNEGFRDALRIGYQHRPNIFAHEIVLPSMVYEEVIEVSARYSAHGDELRPLDKKKVIQDLKRVYNQGIRCCAVVLLHGYRYPDHEKRIGAIARNLGFTQISLSHEVSPLMKLISRGDTTVVDAYLSPILRRYVEQVQQEMVTRGQKDTLPKLMFMQSNGGLVSASQFQGKDSILSGPAGGIVGAVKTCQKAGIKKIVTFDMGGTSTDVAHFNGEYERTLDTEIAGVRLRTPMMAIDTVAAGGSSICTFDGLNYRVGPESAGANPGPACYGKGGDLTITDCNLFLGKIQPQFFPQIFAMDGKSPLNIEVVKQKFIDLQNQLDNPISIETIASGFLQIAVEKMAIALKKVSLQKGYNISEYTLCCFGGAGGQHACLIAESLGIKNIIIHPLAGVLSAYGIGLADIRIIKEKSQEKTFTPSLISSLNQDFEQLKQETLTELSHQVNKIEPEKITYKQKIYLKYQGTDSPLEIHYHNYSEIIQQFNQAHKKLYGFILDNKPLTVQQISLELINPTYGDTLPEIEQKTVKQVTPITHVQLYSKNQWHNTPVFQRQEIPHHQPIIGPALIIESTGTNVIELGWQGEINQDNNLIITTVNNQVKNNNLSSEKKAVEKDLILLEIFNNLFRFIAEEMGITLQKTSYSVNIKERLDFSCAIFDKKGQLVANAPHIPVHLGSMGETVKALINSKGSQLKKGDVYITNNPYNGGTHLPDITAITPVFINSEKPDFFVASRGHHSDIGGITPGSMPPMSKTIEEEGILIDNFCLVEAGKLRKKELLKLLTNHKYPVRNYQQNLADLQAQIAANEKGLQELTKLADYYGLETVKQYMNFAKENAEECVKDVIKLLKNGQCTSHLDNGATISIKVTIDENKDQATIDFTGTSAPLDNNFNAPMSVCKAVVLYVFRTLVDKDIPLNSGCLKPLTIIIPSNCFLNPQYPCAVVAGNVETSQQITNCLYGALGVMANSQGTMNNLTFGNDKYQYYETICGGSGAGYNYHGTDAIQTHMTNSRLTDPEVLEWRFPVRLDSFSIRKGSGGKGDFRGGDGVIRQIRFLESMTAGILSSHRLIPPSGLNGGGKGMVGKNYVIRESGEVETLGATAEVQMNVNDVFVIETPGGGGVNN; encoded by the coding sequence ATGGCGATCGCACATAATAATAAATGGCAGTTTTGGATTGATAGGGGTGGTACTTTTACCGATGTTATTGCCCTAAATCCAGAAAAAAAGCTAATCACCCATAAATTATTGTCAGAAAATCCCAGTCAATATTCTGATGCTGCCGTGGAGGGGATTAGAGTTTTGATGGGTTTATCCGAAGGGCAACCCATATCCTTAGAAAACATTGAAGTGGTGAAAATGGGAACGACGGTAGCCACCAATGCCTTGTTAGAAAGAAAAGGGGAAAGGGTAGTTTTAGTTACTAATGAGGGCTTTCGAGATGCTTTGCGCATTGGTTATCAACATCGCCCTAATATTTTTGCCCATGAAATTGTTTTACCTTCTATGGTATATGAGGAAGTCATCGAAGTCTCAGCCCGTTATTCGGCTCATGGTGATGAGTTAAGACCCCTTGACAAGAAAAAAGTTATTCAAGATCTAAAACGGGTATATAATCAAGGAATTAGGTGCTGTGCCGTTGTTTTACTCCATGGTTATCGTTACCCAGACCATGAAAAACGTATAGGGGCGATCGCCCGTAACCTCGGATTTACGCAGATTTCCCTCTCCCATGAAGTTAGCCCCCTGATGAAATTAATCAGTAGAGGAGATACTACCGTCGTCGATGCCTATTTATCCCCCATCTTACGCCGTTATGTGGAGCAAGTGCAACAGGAAATGGTAACCCGGGGACAAAAAGACACCTTACCCAAACTAATGTTTATGCAGTCCAATGGGGGGTTAGTCAGCGCATCTCAATTTCAAGGTAAAGATAGCATATTATCAGGCCCTGCGGGGGGGATTGTGGGCGCCGTGAAAACTTGTCAAAAAGCAGGAATTAAGAAGATTGTCACCTTTGACATGGGAGGTACTTCCACCGATGTCGCCCATTTTAACGGGGAATACGAGCGCACCCTAGACACCGAAATTGCAGGGGTAAGACTACGCACCCCCATGATGGCCATCGACACAGTAGCCGCTGGAGGAAGCTCTATTTGTACCTTTGACGGGTTAAATTATCGAGTGGGGCCAGAGTCAGCAGGGGCAAATCCAGGGCCTGCTTGTTACGGCAAGGGGGGAGATTTAACCATAACTGATTGTAATTTATTTTTAGGTAAAATACAACCTCAATTTTTCCCACAAATTTTTGCTATGGATGGTAAATCACCCTTAAATATAGAAGTAGTTAAACAGAAGTTTATTGATCTACAAAATCAATTAGATAATCCCATTTCTATTGAAACAATTGCCTCAGGGTTCCTACAAATAGCAGTAGAAAAAATGGCGATCGCCCTCAAAAAAGTATCCCTACAAAAAGGCTATAACATCAGTGAATATACCCTCTGTTGTTTTGGGGGGGCAGGGGGACAACACGCCTGTTTAATCGCTGAATCCTTGGGTATCAAAAATATCATTATTCATCCTCTCGCTGGAGTTTTATCTGCTTATGGAATTGGCTTAGCAGACATTCGCATCATCAAAGAAAAAAGCCAAGAAAAAACCTTTACCCCTTCCCTAATAAGCTCATTAAACCAAGATTTTGAGCAACTTAAACAAGAAACTCTCACCGAATTATCTCATCAAGTAAACAAAATTGAACCCGAAAAAATTACCTATAAACAAAAAATATATCTCAAATATCAAGGCACAGATTCACCCCTCGAAATACACTATCATAACTACTCAGAAATTATCCAACAATTTAACCAAGCTCATAAAAAACTTTACGGCTTTATCTTAGACAACAAACCCCTGACAGTTCAACAAATTTCTCTCGAATTAATTAACCCTACCTATGGAGATACATTACCAGAAATAGAACAAAAAACAGTAAAACAAGTAACTCCCATTACCCATGTACAACTTTACAGCAAAAATCAATGGCATAATACCCCTGTTTTTCAACGGCAAGAAATTCCCCATCATCAACCTATTATAGGTCCAGCATTAATTATCGAATCCACGGGCACAAATGTAATCGAATTAGGTTGGCAAGGAGAAATTAATCAAGATAACAATTTAATTATCACAACAGTCAATAATCAAGTAAAAAATAATAACTTATCTTCCGAGAAAAAAGCAGTTGAAAAAGATTTAATCTTACTAGAAATTTTTAACAATCTTTTTCGCTTTATCGCCGAAGAAATGGGTATAACATTACAAAAAACTAGCTATTCTGTCAACATAAAAGAAAGACTCGATTTTTCCTGTGCAATTTTTGACAAAAAAGGACAATTAGTCGCTAATGCTCCCCATATTCCTGTGCATCTCGGTTCTATGGGGGAAACAGTAAAAGCCCTAATTAATAGTAAGGGAAGCCAACTAAAAAAAGGAGATGTTTATATTACAAATAATCCCTATAATGGTGGAACCCATTTACCTGATATTACCGCCATTACTCCCGTATTTATTAACTCAGAAAAACCAGACTTTTTTGTAGCTTCTAGGGGACACCATAGCGACATCGGGGGAATCACTCCAGGTTCCATGCCTCCCATGAGTAAAACTATTGAAGAAGAAGGCATTTTAATCGATAATTTTTGTTTAGTAGAAGCAGGAAAATTAAGGAAAAAAGAACTATTAAAACTACTTACCAATCATAAATATCCTGTACGTAATTACCAGCAAAATTTAGCGGATTTACAAGCACAAATTGCTGCTAATGAAAAGGGCTTACAAGAATTAACAAAACTAGCGGATTATTATGGTTTAGAAACAGTAAAGCAGTATATGAATTTTGCCAAAGAAAATGCCGAAGAGTGCGTAAAAGATGTCATCAAATTACTAAAAAATGGTCAATGCACTAGCCACCTAGATAATGGGGCAACCATTAGTATAAAAGTAACCATTGATGAGAATAAAGATCAAGCCACCATCGATTTTACAGGCACATCAGCGCCCCTAGACAATAATTTTAACGCCCCCATGTCCGTATGTAAGGCAGTGGTTTTATATGTATTTCGTACCCTTGTTGATAAAGATATTCCCCTCAATTCAGGATGTCTCAAGCCCCTAACAATTATCATCCCTTCCAACTGTTTTTTAAATCCTCAATATCCATGCGCCGTGGTAGCAGGAAATGTGGAAACCTCCCAACAAATAACTAATTGTCTCTATGGCGCTTTGGGTGTCATGGCAAACTCCCAAGGCACTATGAATAATCTTACTTTTGGCAATGACAAATATCAATACTATGAAACCATTTGTGGAGGTTCAGGGGCAGGGTATAATTACCATGGTACAGATGCCATTCAAACCCATATGACTAACTCCAGATTAACAGATCCTGAAGTGTTGGAGTGGCGTTTTCCCGTGCGTTTAGATTCTTTCTCCATCCGCAAGGGTAGCGGTGGTAAGGGCGATTTTCGAGGGGGTGATGGGGTAATCCGTCAAATTCGCTTTTTGGAGTCAATGACGGCGGGTATTTTATCGAGTCATCGTTTAATACCTCCATCGGGTTTAAATGGTGGTGGTAAGGGTATGGTGGGTAAGAATTATGTGATAAGAGAGAGTGGAGAGGTTGAAACTTTGGGGGCAACAGCGGAAGTGCAAATGAATGTTAATGATGTCTTTGTCATTGAAACTCCAGGGGGCGGAGGGGTTAATAATTAA
- a CDS encoding toxin-antitoxin system antidote component: MKVKAIIHTAQEGGYWAEVPIFHGCYTQGETIEEVLENLQEVISLYAEDEPENLSPSDKVVELTV; the protein is encoded by the coding sequence ATGAAAGTTAAAGCAATCATTCATACAGCACAAGAAGGCGGATATTGGGCAGAAGTTCCAATTTTTCACGGATGCTATACACAAGGTGAAACTATTGAGGAAGTTTTAGAAAATCTTCAAGAAGTTATCAGTTTATATGCAGAGGATGAACCAGAAAATCTTAGCCCCTCAGATAAAGTTGTAGAATTAACTGTATGA
- a CDS encoding putative glutathione S-transferase, protein MLNQKWLIQIAQTTWKTMWQLMMSNLAPSDNGNYQRPSSTYRNIINENGDYQPEKYRYTIYAGLSCPWAHRTLMVRKLKGLEEVIDLVIVTPSPADGGWIIPQGSENCYTLKQLYSKANPSYQGRCTVPILWDKKTKTIVNNESSEIIVLLNNCFNQFASYPELNLYPDELGEIINNWNKKIYHYVNNGVYRCGFAQTQQAYEDACYGLFNLLDEIEIVLKNNRYLCGDGLTLADIRLFTTLIRFDLVYFGLFKCNIKRIADYPNLSHYCREIYNLEGVRKTCNFEVIKQDYYGNLFPLNPGGIIPLGVPNYQD, encoded by the coding sequence ATGTTAAATCAAAAATGGTTAATTCAAATTGCCCAAACAACGTGGAAAACTATGTGGCAATTAATGATGTCCAACTTAGCCCCTAGTGACAATGGCAACTATCAACGCCCTTCAAGCACCTACCGTAATATAATTAATGAAAATGGCGATTATCAACCAGAAAAATATCGCTATACTATCTACGCTGGTTTAAGTTGTCCTTGGGCTCATCGTACCCTCATGGTTAGAAAATTAAAAGGTTTAGAAGAAGTAATTGACTTAGTAATTGTTACCCCTTCTCCAGCAGATGGAGGATGGATAATTCCCCAAGGTTCAGAAAATTGTTATACCCTAAAGCAACTGTATTCCAAGGCTAATCCTAGTTATCAAGGACGCTGTACAGTACCCATTTTATGGGATAAAAAAACTAAAACTATTGTTAATAATGAAAGTTCAGAAATAATTGTTTTACTTAATAATTGTTTTAATCAATTTGCTTCTTACCCAGAATTAAATTTATATCCTGATGAATTAGGCGAAATAATAAATAATTGGAACAAAAAAATATATCACTATGTTAATAATGGAGTTTATCGTTGTGGTTTTGCTCAAACTCAACAAGCTTATGAAGATGCTTGTTACGGATTATTCAACCTCTTAGATGAAATAGAAATAGTATTAAAGAATAATCGCTATTTATGCGGAGATGGATTAACCCTTGCTGATATTCGCTTATTTACTACTTTGATACGTTTTGATTTGGTTTATTTTGGTTTATTTAAATGTAATATTAAGAGGATTGCTGACTATCCAAATCTTTCTCATTATTGTAGGGAAATATATAACCTAGAAGGGGTTCGGAAAACTTGCAATTTTGAAGTGATAAAACAAGACTATTATGGTAATCTTTTCCCCCTCAACCCAGGGGGAATAATCCCATTAGGTGTACCAAATTATCAAGATTAA
- a CDS encoding toxin-antitoxin system toxin component gives MKSISGKKLAKILEKKGWRLVRVKGSHYRYQKDNQSISIPIHGNQDLKIGLLKTVMKQANLTDSDLI, from the coding sequence ATGAAATCAATATCAGGGAAAAAATTAGCAAAAATCTTGGAGAAAAAGGGATGGCGTTTAGTTCGGGTTAAAGGTAGTCATTATCGGTATCAAAAAGATAATCAAAGTATTTCTATCCCTATTCATGGTAATCAAGATTTAAAAATTGGCTTATTAAAAACTGTTATGAAACAAGCAAATTTAACTGATTCTGACTTAATTTGA
- a CDS encoding toxin-antitoxin system RelE/StbE family toxin component: MNSWNLIILKKPEKYLQKLSLPEQKRIIQSLKLLIQDKTLVDIKPLKGRSEWRLRVGDFRILYREDRENKTYVVTKIKSRGDVYK; encoded by the coding sequence TTGAATAGCTGGAATTTAATTATTCTTAAAAAACCAGAAAAATATTTACAAAAATTATCTCTTCCTGAGCAAAAACGAATTATTCAAAGTTTAAAATTGTTGATTCAAGATAAAACTTTAGTTGATATTAAACCATTAAAGGGACGTTCAGAATGGCGTTTAAGAGTTGGTGATTTTCGCATTTTATATCGAGAAGATAGAGAAAATAAAACTTACGTTGTCACGAAAATTAAATCTCGTGGTGATGTTTATAAATAA
- a CDS encoding MtN3 and saliva-related transmembrane protein translates to MDIITMVGLMAGTLTTISFLPQALKTWRSKSAKDISLAMFLCFCIGVILWIIYGFFVKDIPVLLTNLVTLILAGSILFFKLKFK, encoded by the coding sequence ATGGATATTATTACAATGGTTGGTTTGATGGCTGGTACTTTAACCACTATTTCTTTTCTTCCCCAAGCCCTCAAAACTTGGCGTTCAAAATCAGCGAAAGATATTTCTTTAGCCATGTTTCTTTGTTTTTGTATTGGGGTAATTCTTTGGATTATTTATGGTTTCTTTGTTAAAGATATTCCTGTATTGTTAACTAATTTAGTGACTTTAATTTTGGCAGGTAGTATTCTGTTTTTTAAACTGAAATTTAAGTAA